A genomic region of Pseudomonas sp. MPC6 contains the following coding sequences:
- a CDS encoding alpha/beta hydrolase has product MPQRRSRWLPSLLLTAALPVIAYAEGPEYGPQLQGFEYPYTVKHFDFQSQGKTLQMGYMDVAANGKANGRSVVLLHGKNFCGATWDTSIKALSDAGYRVIAPDQIGFCTSSKPDNYQYSFQQLATNTQQLLKALGIQKATLLGHSTGGMLATRYALLYPDQVEQLALVNPIGLEDWKALGVPYRTVDRWYERELKVTAQGIRDYERSTYYDGRWKPEYDRWVDMLAGLSKGPGKTQVAWNSALIYDMIFTQPVYYEFKDLKMPTLLLIGTSDTTAIGKDLAPPEVKAKIGHYQVLGKQVAKLIPQSTLVEFPGMGHAPQMEEPAKFHQALLAWLNKTNPVR; this is encoded by the coding sequence ATGCCCCAGAGACGCTCGCGCTGGCTGCCCAGCCTGCTGCTGACCGCCGCACTGCCGGTCATCGCTTATGCCGAAGGCCCGGAATACGGTCCACAGTTGCAAGGTTTCGAATACCCCTACACCGTCAAGCACTTCGACTTCCAGTCCCAAGGCAAGACCCTGCAGATGGGATACATGGACGTCGCTGCCAACGGCAAGGCCAACGGGCGCAGCGTCGTGTTGCTGCATGGCAAGAATTTCTGCGGCGCGACCTGGGACACCTCGATCAAGGCCCTGAGCGACGCCGGCTACCGGGTCATCGCCCCGGACCAGATCGGTTTCTGTACGTCCAGCAAGCCGGACAACTACCAATACAGCTTCCAGCAACTGGCCACCAACACCCAGCAACTGCTCAAGGCCCTCGGTATCCAGAAGGCCACGTTGCTCGGGCATTCCACCGGCGGCATGCTCGCCACCCGCTATGCACTCCTGTATCCCGATCAGGTCGAACAGCTGGCACTGGTCAACCCCATCGGCCTGGAAGACTGGAAAGCCCTCGGCGTGCCCTATCGCACGGTGGATCGATGGTATGAGCGTGAATTGAAGGTCACCGCCCAAGGCATCCGCGACTACGAGCGCAGCACGTATTACGACGGCCGCTGGAAGCCCGAGTATGATCGCTGGGTGGACATGCTCGCGGGCCTGAGCAAAGGGCCGGGCAAGACTCAGGTGGCGTGGAATTCGGCGTTGATCTACGACATGATCTTCACCCAACCGGTGTACTACGAGTTCAAGGACTTGAAGATGCCGACGCTGCTGCTGATCGGTACTTCCGACACCACGGCCATCGGCAAGGACCTTGCGCCGCCCGAGGTCAAGGCGAAAATCGGGCACTACCAGGTACTCGGCAAGCAAGTGGCGAAACTGATTCCCCAGTCGACGCTGGTCGAATTCCCCGGGATGGGCCACGCGCCGCAAATGGAAGAGCCGGCGAAATTCCACCAGGCGTTGCTGGCCTGGCTGAACAAGACCAATCCCGTTCGTTGA
- a CDS encoding FKBP-type peptidyl-prolyl cis-trans isomerase — translation MNEELQIIDLQPGDGKAAVKGALITTQYRGWLEDGTEFDSSYSRGKPFQCVIGTGRVIKGWDQGIIGMQVGGKRKLLVPAHLAYGERTMGKITPNSNLIFEIELLEVLTRDD, via the coding sequence ATGAATGAAGAATTACAAATCATCGATCTGCAGCCGGGCGACGGCAAAGCCGCCGTCAAGGGCGCGCTGATCACCACGCAGTACCGCGGCTGGCTGGAAGACGGCACTGAATTCGATTCTTCCTACAGCCGGGGCAAGCCGTTCCAGTGCGTGATCGGCACCGGACGGGTGATCAAGGGTTGGGATCAGGGCATCATCGGCATGCAGGTGGGCGGCAAGCGCAAGTTGCTGGTGCCGGCGCATCTAGCCTATGGCGAGCGGACCATGGGCAAGATCACGCCGAATTCGAATCTGATCTTCGAGATCGAATTGCTGGAAGTACTGACCCGGGATGATTGA
- a CDS encoding RNA polymerase sigma factor, with translation MGQHLARLWRYGLLLSRQRHVAEDLVQATCVRALERAGQFVPGTRMDRWLLSILHSIWLNEVRSRRVRQGQGLVDADHALSFDGEHAAQPPVLAVQVIRRVDALPEAQRETVFLAYVEGLSYREVAEVLQVPIGTVMSRLAAARLKLAEYPPLQAVPTPATGEPR, from the coding sequence TTGGGCCAGCATCTGGCGCGTCTATGGCGCTACGGCCTGCTGCTGTCCCGGCAACGGCACGTCGCCGAAGATCTGGTCCAGGCTACCTGCGTACGGGCGCTCGAACGTGCCGGGCAGTTTGTCCCGGGCACTCGCATGGACCGATGGCTGCTGAGCATCCTGCATTCGATCTGGCTCAACGAAGTCCGCTCGCGCCGGGTGCGTCAAGGCCAGGGCCTGGTGGATGCCGACCACGCGTTGTCGTTCGACGGTGAACACGCGGCCCAGCCCCCTGTCCTCGCCGTTCAGGTGATCCGCCGTGTCGATGCGCTGCCCGAAGCCCAGCGTGAAACGGTATTTCTGGCCTATGTCGAGGGCTTGTCCTACCGCGAGGTCGCCGAGGTGCTGCAAGTGCCCATCGGCACCGTCATGAGTCGCCTGGCCGCCGCACGGTTGAAGCTCGCCGAGTACCCGCCGTTGCAAGCCGTGCCGACACCTGCCACTGGAGAACCTCGATGA
- a CDS encoding transcriptional regulator: MSDHAIPSDEQLVAYLDDQLDSEQRRRIDAAIAEDSLLNLRLQWLARSSLPFKNAYDELARQAPTERLQSMLDTLPSPARPAMNRRWFLAAAAGLVVCGVVADRLFLSWQSSSQKNSWRALVADSMALYVPQTLDHLPSDEAAQRAQLRTIDARLGLNLAPARLALPRAQFKRAQILEYDGVPIAQMTWLDPAHGPLALCVTRANSGSRPFAHERRRGLNVVYWADMEHAWMLLGHNPAAELEDMARLLRSRLSA; encoded by the coding sequence ATGAGTGATCACGCGATCCCTTCGGATGAGCAACTGGTGGCCTACCTCGACGACCAGCTCGACAGCGAACAGCGCCGCCGCATCGACGCCGCCATCGCCGAAGACTCGCTGCTCAACCTGCGCCTGCAGTGGCTGGCCCGCAGCAGCCTGCCGTTCAAAAACGCCTACGACGAATTGGCTCGGCAAGCGCCTACCGAACGCCTGCAGTCCATGCTCGACACGTTGCCCAGCCCCGCGCGTCCGGCCATGAACCGGCGCTGGTTCCTGGCGGCGGCGGCCGGGCTGGTGGTCTGTGGCGTGGTGGCGGACCGGCTATTCCTCAGTTGGCAATCGAGCTCGCAGAAAAATAGCTGGCGAGCACTGGTTGCGGACTCCATGGCGCTCTACGTGCCGCAAACCCTGGACCATCTGCCCAGCGACGAAGCCGCCCAGCGCGCGCAATTGCGCACCATCGACGCGCGTCTTGGGCTCAATCTGGCGCCGGCCAGACTGGCCTTGCCGCGCGCACAATTCAAGCGCGCGCAAATCCTCGAATACGACGGTGTGCCCATCGCCCAGATGACCTGGCTCGACCCGGCGCACGGCCCCCTGGCGCTGTGCGTCACCCGTGCCAACAGCGGCAGTCGACCCTTTGCACACGAACGTCGACGTGGGCTCAATGTGGTGTATTGGGCTGATATGGAACACGCGTGGATGCTGCTCGGGCATAACCCGGCGGCGGAGCTGGAGGACATGGCCAGGTTGTTGCGCAGCCGACTCAGTGCTTGA
- a CDS encoding D-2-hydroxyacid dehydrogenase family protein, protein MAVQIAVIDDWQDVARDVVDWSALDAIGQVSFIHDYPADNATLAERLGEFEVICVMRERTRFDEDLLRQLPTLKLLVTGGMRNAALDLKAAAALGIRVCGTDSYKHAAPELTWALIMAATRNLVVEANALRAGKWQQGLGGDLHGKTLGILGLGSIGQRVARFGQVFGMRVIAWSENLTAERAAEVDVTYVSKQELFEQADVLSVHLVLSERSRGMVDAQALDWMKPTALLVNTARGPIVDESALIKALQKQRLAGAALDVFEQEPLPAHHPFRTLENVLATPHVGYVSRQNYQQFFSQMIEDIQAWSAGAPIRLL, encoded by the coding sequence ATGGCGGTGCAGATTGCGGTTATCGACGACTGGCAGGATGTGGCCCGGGACGTGGTGGACTGGTCGGCGCTGGACGCCATCGGCCAGGTGAGTTTTATCCATGACTACCCCGCCGACAACGCAACCCTGGCAGAGCGACTGGGTGAATTTGAAGTGATCTGTGTGATGCGCGAGCGCACCCGGTTCGACGAGGACCTGTTGCGGCAATTGCCGACACTCAAACTGCTGGTCACCGGCGGCATGCGCAACGCCGCCCTGGACCTGAAAGCCGCTGCCGCGCTGGGCATTCGGGTTTGCGGCACCGACAGCTACAAACACGCCGCGCCGGAATTGACCTGGGCACTGATCATGGCCGCAACCCGTAACCTGGTGGTTGAAGCCAATGCCCTGCGCGCTGGCAAATGGCAGCAAGGGCTAGGCGGCGATTTGCACGGCAAAACCCTGGGAATCCTTGGCTTGGGCAGCATTGGCCAGCGTGTTGCCCGGTTCGGCCAGGTGTTCGGCATGCGGGTGATCGCCTGGAGCGAAAACCTGACCGCCGAGCGCGCGGCGGAAGTCGACGTGACCTATGTCAGCAAGCAGGAACTGTTCGAACAGGCCGATGTGCTGTCGGTGCATCTGGTGCTCAGCGAGCGCAGCCGGGGCATGGTCGACGCCCAGGCATTGGACTGGATGAAACCCACGGCGCTGCTGGTCAACACTGCCCGCGGCCCCATCGTCGATGAGTCGGCATTGATCAAGGCCCTGCAGAAACAACGCCTGGCCGGCGCGGCGCTGGACGTGTTCGAGCAAGAGCCTTTGCCCGCGCATCATCCGTTCCGGACCCTGGAGAATGTGCTGGCCACGCCCCACGTCGGGTACGTCAGTCGGCAGAACTATCAACAGTTTTTTTCGCAGATGATCGAGGACATCCAGGCCTGGTCGGCCGGCGCGCCGATTCGCCTGCTGTAG
- a CDS encoding fe2+ zn2+ uptake regulation protein: protein MYNSQLPTDGSTAPKSTAMGSGVFDQRTERHGNERIRFLLKSFGLRTSLIRLKVIDALLTAAESDRSLGVRGVHSHLLDLDIPLSFLSVREVLKRLCGEGVITLNPDKSYSLHPQAAAVLHPERPGR from the coding sequence ATGTACAACTCGCAACTGCCAACGGACGGTAGCACTGCGCCAAAGAGCACCGCCATGGGCTCCGGCGTTTTCGATCAACGTACCGAGCGCCACGGCAACGAGCGGATCAGATTCCTGCTCAAGAGCTTCGGCCTGCGCACCAGTCTGATTCGTCTGAAGGTCATCGACGCCTTGCTGACTGCCGCCGAAAGCGACCGCAGCCTGGGGGTGCGGGGCGTGCACAGTCACTTGCTGGACCTGGACATCCCGTTGTCGTTTCTCAGTGTGCGGGAAGTGTTGAAGCGCCTGTGCGGCGAAGGCGTGATCACCCTGAATCCGGACAAAAGCTACAGCCTGCATCCACAGGCCGCCGCCGTTCTTCATCCCGAGCGACCCGGCCGATGA
- a CDS encoding M4 family metallopeptidase, whose amino-acid sequence MTDSRSLCSFIPPYILNRIIAHGSERQRSSALSTLSHVRTLRHTPLPPVRSAAATLLPPSAQPGQVLRSIHDAQGKMLLPGMPARLEGQPATGDPAVDEAYDALGASHDFFWKVLGRDSIDNQGFALIGSVHYGQDYENAFWNGAQMVFGDGDGEIFERFTRSLDVIGHELTHGVIESEAGLVYANQSGALNESISDVFGVLIKQHVLGQTADEADWLIGADLLTPRIKGIGLRSMAHPGTAYDDPLLGKDPQPDHMRKFVITQEDNGGVHINSGIPNRAFYLAAKAFGRFAWEKTGRIWYDTLCDQGLNKEASFSDFAALTIEHARQRYGADGAEVVQHAWSETGVIPTQEQS is encoded by the coding sequence ATGACCGACTCACGATCGTTGTGCAGTTTCATTCCGCCATACATCCTCAACCGCATTATTGCCCATGGCTCCGAGCGGCAGCGCTCCAGTGCCCTGAGTACCCTGAGCCATGTGCGCACCCTTCGGCATACGCCGCTGCCACCGGTGCGGTCTGCGGCGGCGACCCTCCTGCCGCCTTCCGCGCAACCCGGTCAGGTCCTGCGCAGCATTCATGACGCTCAGGGGAAAATGCTCCTGCCGGGGATGCCTGCCCGGCTTGAAGGGCAGCCGGCGACGGGCGATCCGGCGGTCGATGAGGCCTACGATGCCTTGGGCGCCAGCCATGATTTCTTCTGGAAGGTGCTCGGCCGCGACTCCATCGATAACCAGGGTTTTGCGCTGATCGGCAGCGTGCATTACGGCCAGGATTATGAGAATGCCTTCTGGAACGGGGCGCAGATGGTCTTCGGTGACGGTGACGGCGAAATTTTCGAGCGTTTCACCCGCTCGCTGGATGTGATCGGGCACGAGTTGACCCATGGCGTGATCGAAAGCGAAGCCGGCCTGGTTTACGCCAATCAGTCCGGCGCCTTGAATGAATCGATATCGGACGTGTTCGGGGTGCTGATCAAGCAACATGTGCTGGGCCAGACCGCCGACGAGGCGGACTGGCTGATCGGCGCCGACTTGCTGACACCGCGGATAAAAGGCATCGGCTTGCGCTCGATGGCCCATCCCGGCACGGCCTATGACGACCCGCTGCTCGGCAAGGACCCGCAACCGGATCACATGCGCAAGTTCGTGATCACCCAGGAGGACAACGGTGGCGTGCATATCAACTCCGGCATCCCCAACCGGGCGTTTTATCTAGCGGCCAAGGCATTTGGCCGCTTTGCCTGGGAGAAAACCGGTCGTATCTGGTACGACACCCTGTGCGACCAAGGCTTGAACAAAGAGGCGTCCTTCAGTGACTTCGCGGCGCTGACCATCGAGCATGCCCGCCAGCGTTATGGCGCCGATGGCGCTGAAGTGGTGCAGCACGCCTGGTCTGAAACAGGTGTGATCCCGACTCAGGAGCAATCATGA
- a CDS encoding MEKHLA domain-containing protein, giving the protein MSSISEYAAYIQLVDDAYRHWTGESLPAPRSLTGPERLHWLHAHAPYSLLAHGTEDDPCFFYANEQALACFGYPRSVFLGMPSRFSASPLDRAMRQSLLEQVTANGIAHGYSGYRVDREGHAFMIHEGKVWTLIDQRGENRGQAALFWPDERSIGRVD; this is encoded by the coding sequence GTGTCGTCAATCAGTGAATACGCCGCTTATATCCAACTAGTGGACGACGCTTATCGGCACTGGACCGGAGAAAGCCTGCCGGCTCCCCGGTCGCTGACAGGACCCGAGCGCTTGCATTGGTTGCACGCGCATGCGCCTTACAGCCTGCTGGCCCATGGCACGGAGGACGACCCTTGTTTCTTCTACGCCAATGAACAGGCGCTGGCCTGCTTCGGATACCCGCGTTCAGTATTCCTGGGCATGCCATCACGGTTCAGCGCTTCGCCGCTGGACCGCGCCATGCGCCAGTCGCTGCTGGAGCAGGTCACGGCCAACGGCATTGCCCATGGCTACAGTGGCTATCGAGTGGACAGGGAGGGTCATGCGTTCATGATTCACGAAGGCAAGGTCTGGACGCTGATCGATCAACGCGGAGAAAACCGGGGCCAGGCGGCGTTGTTCTGGCCGGATGAACGGAGTATTGGCCGGGTCGATTGA
- a CDS encoding D-cysteine desulfhydrase family protein: protein MQTLLDKSLSSFARANLLQGPTPIQRAERLEHLLGLKSQGIGLFLKRDDHMLMGGGGNKLRKLEFHLGAALEAGVDTVITVGGLQSNHARLTAAVCARLGITCELILTRSVPKADVDYELNGNVLLDQLFGAHLQVLPGGSDSVAKAEIRAAQLRDCGRKVLVIPTGGSTPLGSLGYARCAAEIAQQETELDLSFNQVVVPNGSAGTHAGLAAGFRLLGRGTSLVKSYSVLSDRDTSAARTLQLTQDALTLLGSSAIVQPEEIVIDGSQLGDGYGLPTQAMQDAVRLMAQAEGVLIDPVYSGKAFAGLLADLGQGRFRSGDDVLFVMTGGTPGLYAYRETFQP, encoded by the coding sequence ATGCAAACCCTACTGGACAAGTCACTGAGTTCTTTTGCGCGAGCAAATTTGCTGCAAGGGCCCACCCCGATTCAGCGGGCCGAGCGCCTGGAACATCTGTTGGGGCTGAAGTCGCAGGGCATCGGCCTGTTTCTCAAGCGCGACGATCACATGTTGATGGGTGGGGGTGGCAACAAGCTGCGCAAGCTCGAGTTCCATCTCGGAGCTGCGCTGGAGGCCGGGGTCGACACGGTCATTACCGTGGGCGGTCTCCAGTCCAACCATGCACGCCTGACCGCCGCCGTGTGTGCTCGCCTGGGCATTACCTGCGAATTGATCCTGACCCGGTCGGTCCCCAAAGCTGATGTGGATTACGAACTCAACGGCAACGTCCTGCTCGATCAGTTGTTCGGCGCACACCTGCAGGTGCTGCCCGGCGGCAGCGATTCGGTCGCCAAGGCCGAGATACGGGCCGCGCAACTGCGCGATTGCGGGCGCAAAGTGCTGGTGATTCCTACGGGTGGTTCAACGCCCCTGGGCAGTCTCGGTTATGCGCGTTGCGCGGCGGAGATCGCGCAGCAGGAGACCGAACTGGATCTTAGCTTCAATCAGGTGGTGGTGCCCAACGGCAGCGCCGGCACCCATGCCGGGCTCGCGGCCGGCTTCCGGTTGCTGGGTCGCGGCACATCGCTCGTCAAGTCGTATTCGGTTTTATCCGATCGAGACACGTCCGCGGCCAGGACCCTGCAATTGACCCAGGACGCACTCACGCTGTTGGGCAGCAGCGCCATCGTGCAGCCTGAAGAGATTGTCATCGACGGTAGTCAACTGGGTGACGGTTATGGCCTGCCGACGCAGGCCATGCAAGACGCAGTACGCCTGATGGCCCAGGCCGAAGGCGTATTGATCGACCCGGTGTATTCGGGCAAAGCCTTCGCCGGGCTGCTGGCCGATCTCGGGCAAGGACGCTTCCGTTCCGGGGACGATGTGCTGTTCGTGATGACCGGCGGCACCCCGGGCCTCTATGCCTACCGGGAAACCTTTCAGCCCTGA
- a CDS encoding protealysin inhibitor emfourin: MKSLPALGDDTVVRLSRQGGVAAIHALTRPRSIEFAQCNIDQRTRICSVLEGCLAIEDPASGRGDQRFYEIEVCYRIGEQDDRMVMKVPEDRAPGELVHLWDKGEV; this comes from the coding sequence ATGAAAAGCCTGCCTGCACTGGGCGATGATACCGTGGTACGTCTGTCCCGCCAGGGCGGCGTGGCGGCGATCCATGCCTTGACTCGTCCGCGTAGCATCGAATTTGCGCAATGCAACATCGATCAACGCACACGGATTTGCTCGGTGCTGGAAGGTTGCCTGGCAATCGAAGACCCGGCCTCGGGGCGAGGTGACCAGCGTTTTTATGAGATTGAAGTGTGCTATCGCATTGGTGAGCAGGATGACCGGATGGTGATGAAAGTGCCTGAAGATCGGGCGCCGGGGGAATTGGTGCATCTGTGGGATAAAGGCGAGGTGTAA
- a CDS encoding tetratricopeptide repeat protein, translating to MNIRLAAFTTPLLLVFALSGSLAFANGDEEEPVKKPNCPKGQVWDSKQQKCLMQNSSLVPDADRTDYAYRLAKDGRYAEALALLDTLQQPNTAKALNYRGYATRKLGRTDEGIGYYLQAVKLDPQYAQVREYLGEAYVIKGRLDLAQEQLQQIKSICGSTCEEYQDLAEAINDSSKT from the coding sequence ATGAACATCCGTCTTGCTGCTTTCACTACCCCGCTGCTGCTGGTCTTCGCCCTGTCCGGTTCGCTTGCATTCGCCAACGGCGATGAAGAGGAACCTGTCAAAAAACCCAACTGCCCCAAAGGCCAGGTCTGGGACAGCAAGCAGCAGAAATGCCTGATGCAGAACAGCAGCCTGGTCCCGGACGCCGACCGTACCGATTACGCCTATCGCCTGGCCAAGGACGGTCGCTACGCAGAAGCCCTCGCGTTGCTCGACACGCTGCAACAGCCGAACACTGCCAAGGCTTTGAACTATCGCGGCTACGCCACGCGTAAACTGGGGCGCACCGACGAAGGCATCGGGTACTACCTGCAAGCGGTCAAACTCGACCCGCAGTACGCGCAAGTGCGTGAGTACCTGGGCGAAGCCTATGTGATCAAGGGTCGGCTGGACCTGGCGCAGGAACAATTGCAGCAGATCAAATCGATCTGTGGCAGTACCTGTGAGGAATACCAGGACCTGGCTGAAGCCATCAACGATTCGTCGAAAACCTGA
- a CDS encoding DUF411 domain-containing protein, with amino-acid sequence MRTHLRLAALSALFISSLAQAADLIPIEVHRDANCGCCKKWISHLEANGFKVDDRVETNMSEFKQQHGVPPRLSSCHTGLINGKFVEGHVPADQVLALSKRDDLLGVAAPGMPMGSPGMEMDGMSDAYQVIGLKKDGTDVVVADYPAH; translated from the coding sequence ATGCGAACCCATCTGCGTCTGGCCGCCCTGAGCGCCCTGTTCATCTCCTCCCTGGCCCAGGCCGCCGACCTGATCCCGATCGAGGTCCACCGCGACGCCAACTGCGGCTGCTGCAAAAAATGGATCAGCCATCTGGAGGCCAACGGTTTCAAGGTCGACGATCGCGTCGAAACCAACATGAGCGAATTCAAGCAACAGCACGGCGTGCCGCCGCGTCTGTCGTCGTGCCATACCGGCCTGATCAATGGCAAATTCGTTGAAGGCCATGTGCCCGCCGATCAGGTGTTGGCCTTGAGCAAGCGCGACGATCTGCTGGGTGTCGCCGCCCCCGGCATGCCCATGGGTTCGCCTGGCATGGAAATGGACGGCATGAGTGATGCCTATCAGGTGATCGGCCTGAAAAAGGACGGCACTGACGTGGTGGTGGCGGACTACCCTGCCCATTGA
- a CDS encoding YqaA family protein — protein sequence MSGAYIGLFFAAFGAATLLPLQSEALLVGLLLSDRYWLWLLLAVATLGNVLGSLVNWWLGRGIERFRDRRWFPVSPRHLEKARIHYQRYGHWSLLLSWVPVIGDPLTLVAGVMREPLGRFLLIVTLAKGARYGVLALATLGWMG from the coding sequence ATGTCCGGTGCGTACATCGGGCTGTTTTTCGCCGCGTTCGGCGCCGCGACCCTGCTGCCCCTGCAGTCCGAAGCGCTGCTGGTGGGGTTGCTGCTCAGCGACCGGTATTGGCTCTGGCTGTTGCTGGCCGTGGCCACGCTGGGCAATGTCCTGGGGTCGTTGGTCAACTGGTGGCTGGGCCGTGGCATCGAGCGCTTCCGCGACCGGCGCTGGTTTCCGGTCAGTCCTCGCCATCTGGAAAAAGCCCGAATCCATTATCAGCGCTACGGTCACTGGTCCTTGCTGCTAAGTTGGGTGCCCGTCATCGGTGATCCGCTGACCCTGGTGGCCGGGGTGATGCGCGAGCCGCTGGGGCGATTCCTGCTGATCGTGACCCTCGCCAAAGGCGCCCGCTATGGCGTACTGGCCCTGGCCACATTGGGCTGGATGGGTTGA